The following DNA comes from Cervus elaphus chromosome 8, mCerEla1.1, whole genome shotgun sequence.
CGCATTACTTTTTGTCCTACATTCTAGGTGCTCACGTGACTATCACGGATCGAAAAGTAGCATTAGAGTTTCTTAAATCAAACGTTCAAGCCAATTTACCACCCCATATCCAGCCCAAAGCTGTTGTTAAGGAGCTGACTTGGGGACAAAATTTGGGGAGTTTTTCACCTGGAGAATTTGACCTGATACTTGGAGCTGATATCATATATTTAGAAGAAACATTCGCAGATCTTCTTCAAACATTGGAGCATCTCTGTAGCAACCACTCAATGGTTCTTTTAGCTTGCCGAATTCGCTATGAACGGGATTACAACTTCTTAGCAATGCTGGAGAGGCAATTTACTGTGAGCAAGGTTCACTATGATTCTGAAAAAGACGTACATATTTACAAAGCACAGAGGAGATGCTTGAGAGAGGACTTGTAATTGGTTCTAATTTATAAGAATGTCGTCACTGAGTGTATCAATTAAGGTCTTACATGGGGAATATAATCATATGTAATAAAGTAGCCCGCTGTACAAGGTTAACCAAAGGTTCTCGAAAGACAAAGCAAATGTACAGTTTTAAAACAAAGCAGCACTTTGTCCCATTGCTGTGACTTCTTTAGTTATATTTTACTAACTCTGAAATTCAATTAACATTAAAGGAAAGTGTgagattttggtttttgttgtttctgtaTCCCATATGCTCCCTCTCAATAAACAATTTGCATTGATGCTGTGATGAAGGGTTGGTATAAAGAACTTGTTTTGGTGAGGCTAGGTCATGCAAATCATTTAAAACACATTGTAAGACATATGTTTATCccagttttctaattttctgagTATAAGACAAGAAGTTTAATGTACATTCCCTGAGCCATTAATACTATTGAACTCTTTTGTCTGATGTATTTAGGCCTTAAGTACTTTTGGTTACTAGAGATTAGGATGTGAGTTTTCTGAGGTCTCATATGCGTTTTTGGTGTAATTTCAGATTTAGGTATATAaacaaaagagtaaataaaaataaaaatttagttattttttggTAAGCTCCTAAAATGGGGAATAGGTTATCTTCAAATCAAACGCTGTAGTATCTCCCTTCAGCTTCCCCCTTTCTCGAATGTTTTTGTATTTCTCGAGTGTTGTTTTGTAGCCTTTCCCTGCCTCCTCATGATGCACAGGATGacagtaaaagaaaaagttttagcTCTTTCCATGGGAGGTTAACTCCCCAAGTCTCAGTTCCTTCCACATTGCACT
Coding sequences within:
- the METTL21A gene encoding protein N-lysine methyltransferase METTL21A — protein: MALVPYVETAEMGLQRFHKPLATFSFANHTIQIRQDWKQLGVAAVVWDAAVVLATYLEMGTVELRGCSAVELGAGTGLVGIVAALLGAHVTITDRKVALEFLKSNVQANLPPHIQPKAVVKELTWGQNLGSFSPGEFDLILGADIIYLEETFADLLQTLEHLCSNHSMVLLACRIRYERDYNFLAMLERQFTVSKVHYDSEKDVHIYKAQRRCLREDL